Proteins encoded together in one Mycobacterium sp. MS1601 window:
- a CDS encoding cytochrome c biogenesis CcdA family protein, whose translation MTGFTELAATGPLLLALGACVLAGLVSFASPCVVPLVPGYLSYLAAVVGEEPVRGGETQVKTGSKMRVAGSALLFVAGFTVVFILGTVAVLGMTTSLITNQVVLQRVGGVLTIIMGLAFIGFIPAMQRQVKFTPRQVSSVAGAPLLGAVFGLGWTPCLGPTLAGVITVASATDGASVARGVTLVIAYCLGLGLPFVLLAFGSSWAVGGLGWLRRNTRTIQIIGGVLMICVGVALATGLWSDFVSFVRDAFVSDVRLPI comes from the coding sequence ATGACAGGCTTCACCGAACTCGCCGCCACCGGGCCGCTGCTGCTGGCTCTGGGGGCGTGTGTGCTGGCTGGGCTGGTGTCGTTCGCCTCGCCGTGCGTGGTGCCGCTGGTCCCGGGCTACCTGTCCTATCTCGCCGCGGTGGTCGGAGAAGAACCCGTGCGCGGCGGCGAAACCCAGGTGAAGACCGGGTCGAAAATGCGCGTGGCCGGGTCGGCGCTGTTGTTCGTGGCGGGCTTCACGGTGGTGTTCATCCTCGGGACCGTGGCGGTGCTGGGTATGACGACGTCACTGATCACCAATCAGGTTGTGCTGCAACGTGTCGGCGGTGTGCTGACCATCATCATGGGGTTGGCGTTCATCGGGTTCATCCCGGCCATGCAGCGGCAGGTGAAGTTCACGCCGCGGCAGGTGTCCTCCGTGGCGGGCGCGCCGCTGCTGGGCGCGGTGTTCGGGCTGGGCTGGACACCGTGCCTGGGGCCGACGCTGGCGGGTGTCATCACGGTGGCCTCGGCCACCGACGGTGCCAGCGTGGCCCGCGGAGTGACGCTGGTGATCGCCTACTGCCTGGGGCTGGGGCTGCCGTTCGTTCTGCTGGCGTTCGGCTCGTCCTGGGCAGTCGGCGGGCTGGGCTGGCTGCGACGCAACACCCGCACCATCCAGATCATCGGCGGCGTGCTGATGATCTGTGTGGGCGTGGCGCTGGCGACGGGATTGTGGAGTGACTTCGTCTCCTTCGTCCGTGACGCCTTTGTCAGCGATGTGAGGCTGCCGATTTGA
- a CDS encoding TlpA disulfide reductase family protein, whose translation MRWLAVLGCALMLALTGCATGDDAVAQGGTFEFVAPGGQTDIFYDPPADRGNPGPISGPDLLDPDTTLSLDDFAGDVVVINVWGQWCAPCRTEMPQLQKVYEATRDQGVAFLGIDVRDNNRDAPVDFVTDRNITFPSIYDPAMRTMIAFGGRYPTTVIPSTIVLDRQHRVAAVFLRELLAEDLQPVVQRLVSESSPAQ comes from the coding sequence ATGCGGTGGTTGGCAGTCCTGGGGTGCGCGCTCATGCTGGCGCTGACCGGCTGCGCCACCGGTGACGACGCCGTGGCCCAGGGCGGGACGTTCGAGTTCGTCGCACCGGGCGGGCAGACCGACATCTTCTACGACCCGCCCGCCGACCGCGGCAACCCGGGACCCATCTCGGGCCCGGACCTGCTGGACCCCGACACGACGCTCAGCCTCGATGATTTCGCCGGCGATGTCGTGGTGATCAACGTGTGGGGGCAGTGGTGTGCACCGTGCCGCACGGAGATGCCGCAGCTGCAAAAGGTGTACGAGGCCACCCGTGACCAGGGGGTGGCGTTTCTCGGTATCGACGTGCGGGACAACAACCGTGACGCCCCCGTCGACTTCGTCACCGACCGCAACATCACCTTCCCGTCGATCTATGACCCGGCGATGCGCACCATGATCGCGTTCGGCGGCAGGTACCCCACCACCGTCATCCCGTCCACCATCGTGCTGGACCGTCAGCACCGCGTGGCCGCGGTCTTCCTGCGCGAACTCCTGGCCGAAGACCTCCAGCCTGTTGTCCAGCGGCTGGTCTCCGAAAGCTCACCAGCGCAATGA